The following are encoded together in the Gouania willdenowi chromosome 14, fGouWil2.1, whole genome shotgun sequence genome:
- the ompb gene encoding olfactory marker protein b has protein sequence MSTKLEVPFRLDTQLTEVMRLRVQSLQQRSQRRQEGEHLLQDNEVVYRLDFSKQALQFSHWTVKLSQPGRLTITATSQLWTPDLTHLMTRQLLEPAGVFWRASGHDQPVQCYEADAHEFGERIAELAKVRKVMYFLLEFADGCNPESVDCSITFHIIS, from the coding sequence ATGTCTACAAAGTTGGAGGTACCATTCCGACTGGACACCCAGCTGACTGAGGTAATGCGCCTGCGGGttcagtctctgcagcagcGTAGCCAGAGGAGACAGGAAGGAGAGCACCTCCTGCAGGACAACGAGGTGGTGTACCGCCTGGACTTTTCCAAACAGGCCCTGCAGTTCTCCCACTGGACAGTGAAGCTGTCCCAGCCCGGCCGTCTCACCATAACGGCCACCTCGCAGCTCTGGACCCCTGACCTCACCCATTTGATGACACGCCAGCTGCTGGAACCCGCTGGGGTTTTCTGGAGGGCGTCGGGCCACGACCAGCCCGTCCAGTGCTACGAGGCCGACGCTCATGAGTTTGGGGAAAGGATTGCAGAGCTGGCAAAGGTAAGGAAGGTGATGTACTTTCTATTGGAGTTTGCCGACGGCTGCAATCCAGAGAGCGTTGACTGCTCCATCACCTTCCATATCATCAGCTGA